A region of the Myxococcus stipitatus DSM 14675 genome:
GCCCGCCCCCCTGGCAGGCGCTTGGGGGTTTCACGGATGCGGGAAGTGGCGTCCCGGAAACGAACACCCGCCCCACCTCGAGAGGGAGGGGCGGGCTCGGGGGTGGCTAGTTCCGGTCCCAGCGGCCGGCGATCTCCTCGCAGGCGAGCGCCACGTCATTGAGCCGGCGCTGCTGGGCGCGAGGCGCGACGAAGAGGCGGCCGGCGAACACGTCGAACACGCCGACGAGGCGCGGGTCCACGGGCCCGCGCTGCTCCAGCCGCTCCTCGGCGAAGCGCTGGAGCACGGTGGCGATGTACTCGCCCGCACGCTCGTCCAGCGGCGTGTGCTTGGAGAAGTAGAGCTTGAGGACGCCCGAGCGCATGTGGCCGCGCGCGTCGACTCCTCGCAGGAGGACCTCCGGCTTCACCTTGATGGCGACACCCGCGACCTCCAGAGGCGCGGGGTCCTGGTCCGCGGGGCTGGCGATGGCGTGGACGGCGAGCTCCTCCATGGTGGCGAGGCAGCGGTGCAGGGCCTCCGCGCACAGGGCGAGGCGGTGGGCGTCGAAGTCCGACTCCGGCTGGGCGTTGAGCAGGCGCCGCTGGTGGTAGCGGAGGATGACCTCGTCACGGCCCTCGCACAGGTACTCGGTGATGGCCTGGGCGGCGGCGGGGTAGCGCAGGTACTGCGGGTCCACGGGGTTCTTCTGGGCCTGGATGATGCGCTTGCGGAGCGACGGAGTTCCGGTGAGGTACTGGCCCAACTGGTTGACCGAAACGCACGGGTTCTCACGAGGGGTGGTCATGTCGGCTTCCTTTCCGGTTGCGTGAATGAAGAGAGACTACCGGAAGGGTCTGACATTCCCTCGGAGGGGCGGTGGCCCAAGGGGCGCCCGGGGTGGACCCCCTGATGAGTAGGATTCCAGGGCCCAACCGTCCCCGAAACGACCCCTGGGCGGGCGCCGGGGACGACGGGTTCGGGCACGGCGGAGCGCGCTATTCGTGCGAGGCGTGCAGCCCGAAGATCTGGCGCAGCCGCCCGAGGATTCGACCCACTTCGGCGGGGATGGGGTCCGCGCCGGCGCCACTGGCCTCGGCCACGGCGCGCAGCTGGGTGCGCCGCTGCGCGAGGATGGCGGAGAGCTGCCGCGCGAGGCCCGGGTGTTCGCCGAACAGCCGCGCGAAGGTGGGGCGGTCGACCTCGATGAGGATGGAGTCCTCGAGGGCGACGATGGTGGCCGCGCGCTTCTCGCCGGTGAGCAGCGACATCTCGCCGAAGTAGCTGCCCTGGCCCAGCCGCGTCACTTCGGCCTGGAGCTTGCCCGCGCGCACGCTGACCTCGCCGGACGCGAGCACGTAGAACGTCCGTCCGTCATCGCCTTCCTGGATGATGTGCTCATCCCGGCCGAAGCGGCGCACGTGGACCTCCTGGCCCAGCCGCTCCAGGTCCGCGTCCGCCAGGGGCTGGAAGAGGTCCACGGCCCGGAGGAGCCGCAGCACGGTGTGCTCGGGCAGCTCCGGCGTGGGCTTGTCCTCGCGCATGCGCACCACGCGCTGGGGCACGGGCGACTCCACGCCGTCGCGCCGCAGCCGGTACCACAGCCGCGTGTAGACCTCCGCCGTCACCGCGTCCGCGAGCGAGAAGTCGTTCACGAAGAAGCGCACCATGTAGCGCACGCACGACTCGTCGAACGCGAGCGTGCGGGCGATGGGCGGCGGGTCCACCAGCACCTGCGGAATCTCCCGCACGACGTCCAGCAGCGCCGCCTTCATCACGTTGGGCGGGGTGTCGTACGAGGCGCGCACCTGCGCGTCCACGCCCACCGGGTCGCGGTCCTGGGAGAAGTTCTTGAGCTGCTCCTTGGCCACCACCGAGTTGGGCAGCGTCACCAGCTCCCGGCGGAACGTCATGATGCGGATGGAGCGCCAGTTGACCTGCGCCACGCGTCCGGTGTGCTCGCCGATGCGGATGAAGTCGCCCACCTCGAAGGGCTTGTCCAGCTGCAGCGACAGGCCCGCGAAGAGGTTGCCCAGCGTCTCCTGCAGCGCCAGACCGATGACCACCGACAGCACCGCGGACGTGGCCACCAGGCCCGTCAGGTCCAGGTTGAGCTGCGTCTGGAGGATGGGGACCGCGGCCAGCGTGTAGAGCAGGAAGTCGATGACGTTGCGGAGGATCTTGGGCGTGGCGACCGACGGCGCGCGCAGCCTCGCCAGCTTCAGGCCGAAGCCCACGCTCGCGCGGATGACGCCGAACGCGAACGTCAGCATCCAGGCGACTTGAATCGCTTTCACCAGCCCGGGAGGCGTCGTCTGGGGCAGGGCCCAGGCCGCCATGCGCACGGCCAGGCACATCACCAGGAGCCGGAGCGCGCCGTTCAGGTCCCGCTTCAGGTCCTGGTCCTGGGTGGTCGCTCGCGCGCCCAGCAGGATGAGGATCAGCACCGCTCCGACCGCGAGCGACAAATTGCTCTGGAGAAAGGACAGCAAGGCCCCTGGACTCTGACCCGTGCGAGGGGGTGGGTCAAGGCAGCGGTTGACGCGTGGGCCGGGAGCGGGGATACACGCGCCATGACGCTCGCCTCGGTGCTGGGACAGCCCCGCGCGATTGATTCACTTCAGGCGGCCCTTCGCGCGGGCGCGGTTCACCATGCGTACCTCTTCGCGGGGCCCGAGGGGGGGGGCAAGGAGCGGGCGGCCGTTGGCCTGGCCCAGGCCCTGACCTGCCCCGAGCAGCCGGACGTGGGCTGCGGCACTTGCGCCAGCTGCGTGCGAGTCGCTCGCGGACTGCACCCCGATGTCACCTGGGTGATGCCGGATGACGAGCGCGTGTCGCGAGGGCTCGCGGGGCGCTCGGACTTCACCGGCACGCCGAGCCGCGACCTGCGCGTGGAGCAGATTCGAGGCCTCCAGGAGCGCCTGGCGCTGCGCGGCCTGGAGTCGCGCCGCAAGGTGGCCATCCTCGTTTCCGCGCAGGCGATGAACGTGCAGGCGCAGAACGCGTTCCTCAAGACGCTGGAGGAGCCGCCGTCGGAGACCACGCTGGTGCTGGTGGCCAGCGCCATGGACAAGCTCCTGCCCACCATCCGCAGCCGGTGCAGCAAGCTCCACTTCGGTCCGCTTCCGGTGGAGTTGGTCGCCGAGCGCGTGCGCACCGAGCGCAAGCTGGACGCGGACACCGCGCAGCTGGCGGCCATCATGTCGGGTGGGAGCCTGGGGCGGGCCCTGGCGCTGGACGTGGCGGCGCTGGCGCGGCGCAAGGACGTGGTCTCCGCCTTCGAGTCGCTGCGCGGCGAGGACGCCGTGGGGCTGCTGCGCTTCGCGGATGAGCACGGCGGCTCGCGCGAGGACGCGGAGGCGACGCTGGAGCTGCTGGTGCTGTGGACGCGCGACGTGGCGCTGGCGAAGGTGGGGCAGGAGGCGCTGCTGGCCAACCGGGACTTGCGCACGCTCGCGGTGGAGGTGGCCTCGCGGCACTCCGAGATGTCGCTGCACCGGCGGCACGCGTTGTTCGAGGGTGCTCGCGCGGCGGTGGCTCGCAACGGCGCGCCCCGGCTGCAGCTGGAGCGCATGCTCATCGACCTGTTCACGGAGGCCTCGCGATGAGCTCGGAGCTGGATGACGTCCTGGCGGGGGTGAAGGCCGGGAAGGTCTCGCCGCTGTATCTCTTGTGGGGCGAGGAGTTCCTGGTCCGCAAGGGCGCCGACGAGCTGGTCAAGGCGCTGGTGCCCGACGCGGCGGTGGGGCTCAACCTGGTCCCGCTGGACGCGGGCAGCCCGCGAGAGGTGGCGCAGGAGCTGGCCACGATGCCCCTGTTCCCGGGGCGCAAGGTCGTCCTCGTGAGGGACCCGGAGTTCCTCGCGCCGAAGAAGGGCCGGGGAGATCCGCTGGCCAAGGCGCGCGAGGCGTGGAAGGCGAACAAGCGCAAGGAAGGCGCGCGGCGGTTGCTGGCGCTCGCGGCCCGCGCGGGCTGGGGCGTGGACCAGTTGGACCCGTCCGCTTCGGGGGCCCCGTCGGTGGAGCAGTGGAAGGAGGAGCTGAACGTCGACCTCGCGGAGGCTGACGTGGCGTTCCTCAAGGAGGTCGCGGCCTTCTGCAAGGAGGAGCGCATCCACGCGCCGGAAGGCGACGCCACGGTGCTGCTGGACCTCCTCCAGAAGGGCGTCCCCGCGGGCCACGCGCTGGTGATGGCGGCCTCCGAGGTGGATGCGAAGAATCCCCTGGTGAAGCTGGCGCAGGACAAGGGCCACGTCGTCGAGCGCAAGGTGGCCGCGCGCCACAAGGACCTGGACCTCACCGACATCGCCAAGGAGTTCCTGGCGCCCTTCAAGAAGAAGCTGGGGCCCGGCGCGCTGGAGGAGCTCAAGGAGCGCGTGGGCGGCAACATCCGCCTGCTGCAGTCGGAGCTGGAGAAGCTGGCCACGTACTCGGAAGGCCCCGCCATCGAGCGCTCCGACGTGGTCATGCTGGTGCACCACGCGCGCGAGGAGGAGTTCTTCGAGCTCTCGGAGGCGCTCCAGAAGCGCGACTTCCGAGGCGCCCTGTCCTACGCCGAGGATGCGATGGGGCAGGGGACCCACGCGCTGCAGTTGCTGGGCGCGGTGGCCTCCATCGTCCGCACGCTGCTGGAGAGCCACGAGTGGCTGATGCGCTACGCGGGAGGCACTCCTCCGCGCACCGCGAAGGACGTGGAGGCGCGCGTGTTTCCCCGGCTGGAGGCCGAGCTGAAGGGCACCAAGCGGAAGATGCCCAACGCCTGGGCGCTCACGTTCAGCATGAAGGCCGCGGCGGGGTATGAGCGCCGGGAGCTGCTGGGGTCGCTGGTGGCGTGCGCGGAGGCGGACCTGGCGCTGAAGTCGTCTGGCAACGGACGGCTCGTCATCGAGCGGCTCCTGGCCACCGTCTGCACGGGCGCCTGAGGGCCCGGCGGGTGCTGCCCGGACGTGCACTTGGCGTCCGGCTCGGGTAGAGGAGGCCGCGTATGGCGGACAAGCGTCGCTTCGACCTCTTCGCGGACCTCATCGTGTCGCGCTTCCTGGCTCCTCGCGTCTTCGACGTGGCGGGAGGGCAGGGGAAGCTCAACGAGGCGCTCACCCGGCGCGGTCGCGCCGTCACCACGTTCGACCTGAGACACAAGCACCTGCCCGTGACGTATGCGCAGCGCATCTTCACGCTGGACGAGCCCTGTGACGCGGAGCTCGTGGTGGGCATGCACCCCGATGGCGCCACGCGGGTCATCATCGAGTATGCGGCCCGACACCGGCTGCCCTTCGCGGTGGTGCCGTGTTGCTCCGACAACGGCATGCCCTACAACCCGTGGATGCGACACCTGGCGGAGCTTGCTCGCTCGGCTGGCTTCACCACGGTGGAAGAGGTGACGCTCTCCATGGACGGCCGCGCGCGGGTGCTGGTGGGCGAACACTCGCCCGTCGAGTCCCGCTGACGGACTGGCGGGGACCGCACACCGGCCTCGGGCTCCAGGGGCGGGTGTCCCCTCGGAGGCGTCGGATCTAGCTTCGCCGGCATCCAGACGTGGGTAGCGGGAGCTGACCATGGCGATGGAGTGGGACGGGTATGCGACGGCGCAGGTCTGGCGCCCGGAGTCGTACCCAGGGTTGGTGCTGTACCGCGTGAGTGGTCGGGCGTCTTCCCAGGCACTTCATGTCCATGACGAGCTCCAGCTCACGCTGGATGCGGGACACCTCCAGGAAGTGTCGTGTGGCGGCTCGCGGCTGACGGCTCCACCGGGCAGCCTGGTGGTCATCCCTCCTGGGGAGGTCCACGCGCTGCGCGCGGAGGGAGGGCGCCCGGGAGTCCTCTACGGGATGCTGGTCCCCACCGTCTTCCTGACCTTGGGCGCTCGGCCCCTGGCGGATGGGGAAGAGGCGGCCGCGCGCGAGGAGCCGCTGCTGGGAGGAGGCGCGGTGCTCGATGATCCGGAGGTCGCTCGGGACTTCGTGGCGCTGCACCGGGCCCTGCGAGTCCCCGGGCCCGTGGTGGAGCCCCGGTTCTGGGCCTTGTTGTCCTCGCTGCTGTCCCGCTTGGGCGTGGGGCGGGTCGTGCTCAGGCCGGAGGACGCGGCGCATCAAGCAACGCCGTGACGTCGCGCCAGGGGCCCTGGTCTGGAGGCGTGTCGCTCGCCAGGTAGTGCCCCACGCGTCCAGGCGCGAGCGCGACGATGGCGGAGGAGCGCGTGCCGTAGGTGGGCGTGCGGATGCACAGGGCCTGAAGCTGCTGGAGGAAGTCGCGCGGGAAGGCTTCTCCCGCGGGCGAGACGGGCACCTGCTCCAGCGGAGGGAGCTGGTCGTCCGCCAGCAGGGCCTTCAAGCCCGCCTCGACGCGGGGCCAGGGCTGATGCACCAGCGGCGCGGCCAGCTGCCTTGCCCGCTCGACCTTGGGCAGGGTGGGGGAGTCCAGGTCGTCGTTGGGCAGGACGTGGACGCCAGGCGGGACCTCTTCGCGTCGCAGGCGCGACTGGCCGGTCCGGGCGTAGGCCACCCGGAGGGTGCGGGCATCCCCGTAGAGGAGGTTGAAGGGGAGGAAGTCCTCGCCGGAGAGGGTGTCCAGGTAGCGCTCGATGGCCTCGACGCTGCCCGCCTGGAGGGCCTCGAGCACCACCTCTCCCCGCGAGCGGGGCGCCGAGCCCTGGATTCGCCCCCCGCGCTGATTGGTCAGCCCCACGAAGAGTCCCGCGTGAGTCACTCCCATCCAGGTCCCTCCGCGCTCCACGTCGCGTCCTCCCACGGCGCGGGGGGACTCCAGCAGGACCTGGGGGCCTGTCGCCGGGCGAGCGAAGAACTCATCCCGGTTGGCCGCGAGCACCAGCGGCCACTCCGGGTGGACCTGGCGAAGAATGACGAGGGTGCACATGCGTATCGGGTCGATAACATCCCCGGCGTCGTCTTGCATTCGTGCTCGAGGCCCCCACGCCGGCGATGACCTTGGCCCACTGAGCGGCTAATGTCCGCCGCCCCCAGGAGAGTCCATGGCGGAGAGAACCCTCGTCACCAGTGCGCTTCCGTACGCGAACGGCCCCATTCACCTTGGCCACGCCGTCGAGTACATCCAGACCGATATCTACGTCCGCTTCCTCCGCTCGTGCGGCAAGGACGTCGTCTACTTCTGCGCGGACGACACCCACGGCACGCCCATCGAGCTCAACGCGGCGAAGCAGGGACTCAAGCCCGAAGAGTTCATCGCCCGCTTCCAGGACGAGCACCAGAAGGACTTCCACGACCTGGATGTCCGCTTCGACTACTTCCACTCCACCAACTCGCCGGAGAACCGCCACTACGCGGAGCTCATCTACGGGAAGTTGAAGGAGCAGGGCGACATCGAGCGTCGGGACATCGAGCAGACCTACTGCGAGAAGGACCGCCGGTTCCTGCCCGACCGGTTCATCAAGGGCACCTGTCCCAACTGCAAGGCGACGGACCAGTACGGCGACGCCTGTGAGAAGTGCGGCAAGGCCTACAGCCCCACGGACCTCATCGAGCCGCGCTGCGCGCTCTGTGGGACGCCGCCGGTGCGCAAGTCGTCCGAGCACCTGTTCTTCAAGCTCTCGCGCCATGCGGACTTCCTGCAGGCGCAGCTGAAGAAGCCCGGCTTCCTCCACCCGGGCCTGGCCGCCCAGCTCCAGGGCTTCTTCGAGAAGGGCCTGGCGGACTGGGACATCAGCCGCGATGGCCCCTACTTCGGCTTCGCCATCCCGGGCGAGACGGACAAGTACTTCTACGTCTGGCTGGACGCGCCCATCGGCTACATCGCCACGACGGAGAAGTGGGCGAAGGAGACCGGCAAGGCGAAGAGCGCGCTCGACTACTGGGCCAAGGACAGCGGCGCGCGCATCGTCCACTTCATCGGCAAGGACATCGTCTACTTCCACGCCCTGTTCTGGCCCGCGGTGCTCGAGGTCGCCGGGCTCCACGTCCCCAACGAGATCAAGGTCCACGGGCACCTCACGCTCAACGGCGAGAAGATGTCGAAGACGCGCGGCAACTTCGTGTCGGCGCGCGACTACCTCAAGCAGCTGGACCCCAGCTACCTGCGCTACTTCTACGCGGCCAACCTGGGCTCGGGCGTGGAGGACCTGGACCTCAACCTCAAGGACTTCCGTCTGCGGGTGAACGGGGAGCTGGTCAACAACGTGGGCAACCTGGCCAACCGCGCCCTGTCGCTGCTGGCTGGACCGCTGGGCGGGACGCTGGCTCCGGGCCGTGCGGAGGGGGCTGGCCGCGCGCTGGTGGAGTCCGTGCTCGCGCGAGTCCCCGAGGTTCGCGAGGCGTTCGAGAAGCTGGAGTATCGCAACGCCATCCGCGTCATCACGGACATCGCGTCCGCGGCGAATGCCTTCGTGCAGGCGCAGGCGCCGTGGGCGCTGGTGAAGAAGGACGCGGAGGCGGCTCGGGCCGACCTGTCCGACGCGGCCGACGTGGTGTACCTGCTGGGCGCGCTGCTCGCGCCGGTGACGCCGCGTCTGTCCGAGAAGCTGTTCGCGCAGCTGGGCGCGCAGCCGCTGACGTTCCAGGCGCTGGAGGGGGCGAAGTACCCG
Encoded here:
- a CDS encoding mechanosensitive ion channel family protein, with protein sequence MLSFLQSNLSLAVGAVLILILLGARATTQDQDLKRDLNGALRLLVMCLAVRMAAWALPQTTPPGLVKAIQVAWMLTFAFGVIRASVGFGLKLARLRAPSVATPKILRNVIDFLLYTLAAVPILQTQLNLDLTGLVATSAVLSVVIGLALQETLGNLFAGLSLQLDKPFEVGDFIRIGEHTGRVAQVNWRSIRIMTFRRELVTLPNSVVAKEQLKNFSQDRDPVGVDAQVRASYDTPPNVMKAALLDVVREIPQVLVDPPPIARTLAFDESCVRYMVRFFVNDFSLADAVTAEVYTRLWYRLRRDGVESPVPQRVVRMREDKPTPELPEHTVLRLLRAVDLFQPLADADLERLGQEVHVRRFGRDEHIIQEGDDGRTFYVLASGEVSVRAGKLQAEVTRLGQGSYFGEMSLLTGEKRAATIVALEDSILIEVDRPTFARLFGEHPGLARQLSAILAQRRTQLRAVAEASGAGADPIPAEVGRILGRLRQIFGLHASHE
- the holB gene encoding DNA polymerase III subunit delta' — translated: MTLASVLGQPRAIDSLQAALRAGAVHHAYLFAGPEGGGKERAAVGLAQALTCPEQPDVGCGTCASCVRVARGLHPDVTWVMPDDERVSRGLAGRSDFTGTPSRDLRVEQIRGLQERLALRGLESRRKVAILVSAQAMNVQAQNAFLKTLEEPPSETTLVLVASAMDKLLPTIRSRCSKLHFGPLPVELVAERVRTERKLDADTAQLAAIMSGGSLGRALALDVAALARRKDVVSAFESLRGEDAVGLLRFADEHGGSREDAEATLELLVLWTRDVALAKVGQEALLANRDLRTLAVEVASRHSEMSLHRRHALFEGARAAVARNGAPRLQLERMLIDLFTEASR
- the holA gene encoding DNA polymerase III subunit delta; this encodes MSSELDDVLAGVKAGKVSPLYLLWGEEFLVRKGADELVKALVPDAAVGLNLVPLDAGSPREVAQELATMPLFPGRKVVLVRDPEFLAPKKGRGDPLAKAREAWKANKRKEGARRLLALAARAGWGVDQLDPSASGAPSVEQWKEELNVDLAEADVAFLKEVAAFCKEERIHAPEGDATVLLDLLQKGVPAGHALVMAASEVDAKNPLVKLAQDKGHVVERKVAARHKDLDLTDIAKEFLAPFKKKLGPGALEELKERVGGNIRLLQSELEKLATYSEGPAIERSDVVMLVHHAREEEFFELSEALQKRDFRGALSYAEDAMGQGTHALQLLGAVASIVRTLLESHEWLMRYAGGTPPRTAKDVEARVFPRLEAELKGTKRKMPNAWALTFSMKAAAGYERRELLGSLVACAEADLALKSSGNGRLVIERLLATVCTGA
- a CDS encoding AraC family ligand binding domain-containing protein, which gives rise to MAMEWDGYATAQVWRPESYPGLVLYRVSGRASSQALHVHDELQLTLDAGHLQEVSCGGSRLTAPPGSLVVIPPGEVHALRAEGGRPGVLYGMLVPTVFLTLGARPLADGEEAAAREEPLLGGGAVLDDPEVARDFVALHRALRVPGPVVEPRFWALLSSLLSRLGVGRVVLRPEDAAHQATP
- a CDS encoding NRDE family protein, which codes for MCTLVILRQVHPEWPLVLAANRDEFFARPATGPQVLLESPRAVGGRDVERGGTWMGVTHAGLFVGLTNQRGGRIQGSAPRSRGEVVLEALQAGSVEAIERYLDTLSGEDFLPFNLLYGDARTLRVAYARTGQSRLRREEVPPGVHVLPNDDLDSPTLPKVERARQLAAPLVHQPWPRVEAGLKALLADDQLPPLEQVPVSPAGEAFPRDFLQQLQALCIRTPTYGTRSSAIVALAPGRVGHYLASDTPPDQGPWRDVTALLDAPRPPA
- the metG gene encoding methionine--tRNA ligase, translated to MAERTLVTSALPYANGPIHLGHAVEYIQTDIYVRFLRSCGKDVVYFCADDTHGTPIELNAAKQGLKPEEFIARFQDEHQKDFHDLDVRFDYFHSTNSPENRHYAELIYGKLKEQGDIERRDIEQTYCEKDRRFLPDRFIKGTCPNCKATDQYGDACEKCGKAYSPTDLIEPRCALCGTPPVRKSSEHLFFKLSRHADFLQAQLKKPGFLHPGLAAQLQGFFEKGLADWDISRDGPYFGFAIPGETDKYFYVWLDAPIGYIATTEKWAKETGKAKSALDYWAKDSGARIVHFIGKDIVYFHALFWPAVLEVAGLHVPNEIKVHGHLTLNGEKMSKTRGNFVSARDYLKQLDPSYLRYFYAANLGSGVEDLDLNLKDFRLRVNGELVNNVGNLANRALSLLAGPLGGTLAPGRAEGAGRALVESVLARVPEVREAFEKLEYRNAIRVITDIASAANAFVQAQAPWALVKKDAEAARADLSDAADVVYLLGALLAPVTPRLSEKLFAQLGAQPLTFQALEGAKYPLLDRSRPIGTPEPLLPRLEEDRVNAILEAAIGAAAPAAEVKKAEGGAKEKKAEKKPAEAAPAPSAAPAAPAASGEIEYADFAKVVLKSGKVLAAEKVPKADKLLKLSVDVGEATGPRTIVSGIAEAFAPESLVGRNVVVVANLKPRSLKGIESRGMLLTAGPGGKDLSLLDPGNVPPGSDVK